In Carassius carassius chromosome 7, fCarCar2.1, whole genome shotgun sequence, one genomic interval encodes:
- the LOC132144272 gene encoding B-cell receptor CD22-like: protein MAPLLGLVFLLMIHGVYGQCDWGVSYGSSNICAIQGSTVTIYCTYKYPIEYQIMKAFWTRTNGCYADLLMDPEYSQRLQYLGDEQQNCTIRLSHVTQKDEHMYYCRFITDKPDGKWTSAPGVSLTVTDLQVESPETVTEGDSVRPTCKSSCALTDRATFIWYRNSQPLTERRDRNNQLLLQSVRREDAGRYSCALQEHTYISPAVQLNVMYPPQSVSVSISPSGEIVEGDSVTLSCSSDSNPPAEISWFKGRMFVGSGRIYSISKISSDDSGEYKCKSRNKHGEKYSDTVMLNVMYPPRNVSVSINPSGVIVEGDSVTLSCSSDSNPPAEINWVKGGTFVGSGRIYSISKISSDHSGEYKCKSRNTLGEKYSDAVTLNIKYPPRNVSVSINPSGEIVEGDSVTLICSSDSNPPAENNWVKGRMFVGSGRIYSISNISSDHSGEYKCKSRNKHGEKYSDAVTLNVMYAPRNVSVFINGSGEIVEGDSVTLICSSDSNPPAQNFSWFKENQSSSVGSGQSFSALQSGRFYCEAHNQHGFQRSKAVTVNVMYPPKSVSVSISPSGVIVEGDSVTLNCSSDSNPPAEISWFKGGTFVVSGRIYSISKISSDHSEEYKCKSRNKHGEQYSHAVTLNIMYAPRNVSVFINESGEIVEGESVTLFCSSDSNPPAEISWFQENQSSSVGSGQSFSALQTGRFYCEAHNQHGSQRSDAVTVTDAPRNVSVFINGSGEIVEGDSVTLICSSDSNPPAQNFSWFKENQSSSVGSGQSFSALQSGRFYCEAHNQHGFQRSKAVTVNVMYPPKSVSVSISPSGVIVEGDSVTLNCSSDSNPPAEISWFKGGTFVVSGRIYSISKISSNHSEEYKCKSRNKHGEQYSHAVTLNIMCKLIMVQ from the exons GAGTTTATGGGCAGTGTGATTGGGGTGTGAGTTATGGCTCTTCAAACATCTGTGCAATACAGGGGTCAACAGTGACAATCTACTGTACTTATAAATACcctattgaatatcagatcaTGAAAGCATTCTGGACCAGAACAAATGGATGCTATGCAGATCTCTTAATGGACCCTGAATACAGTCAGAGGCTTCAGTATCTGGGAGATGAACAGCAGAACTGCACCATCAGACTgagtcatgtgacacagaaggatGAACACATGTACTATTGCAGATTCATAACCGATAAACCTGATGGAAAATGGACCAGTGCTCCAGGAGTGTCTCTTACTGTCACAG atcTTCAGGTGGAGTCTCCTGAGACAGTAACAGAGGGAGATTCAGTCCGTCCGACGTGTAAAAGCAGCTGCGCTCTGACTGACAGAGCAACATTCATCTGGTACAGAAACTCACAGCCATTAACTGAAAGAAGAGACAGAAACAATCAACTCCTGCTGCAGTCAGTCAGAAGAGAGGATGCAGGCAGATACAGCTGTGCTCTACAGGAACACACTTACATCTCTCCTGCTGTTCAGCTCAATGTCATGT ATCCTCCACAGAGCGTCTCAGTGTCCATCAGTCCATCTGGTGAAatagtggagggagattcagtgactctgagCTGCAGCAGTGACTCAAACCCACCTGCAGAAATCAGCTGGTTTAAAGGAAGAATGTTTGTAGGATCTGGAAGAATCTACAGCATCTCAAAGATCAGCTCTGATGACAGTGGAGAATACAAGTGCAAGTCCAGAAATAAACATGGAGAGAAATACTCTGATACTGTGATGCTGAATGTGATGT aCCCACCTAGGAACGTCTCAGTGTCCATCAATCCATCTGGTGTAatagtggagggagattcagtgactctgagCTGCAGCAGTGATTCAAACCCACCTGCAGAAATCAACTGGGTTAAAGGAGGAACGTTTGTAGGATCTGGAAGAATCTACAGCATCTCAAAGATCAGCTCTGATCACAGTGGAGAATACAAGTGCAAGTCCAGAAACACACTTGGAGAAAAATACTCTGATGCTGTGACTTTAAACATCAAGT acCCACCTAGGAATGTCTCAGTGTCCATCAATCCATCTGGTGAAatagtggagggagattcagtgactctgatctgcagcagtgattcaaACCCACCTGCAGAAAACAACTGGGTTAAAGGAAGAATGTTTGTAGGATCTGGAAGAATCTACAGCATCTCAAACATCAGCTCTGATCACAGTGGAGAATACAAGTGCAAGTCCAGAAATAAACATGGAGAGAAATACTCTGATGCTGTGACTTTGAATGTCATGT ATGCACCGAGGAATGTCTCAGTGTTCATAAATGGATCAGGTGAAATAGTGGAaggagattcagtgactctgatctgtaGCAGTGATTCAAACCCTCCTGCTCAGAACTTCAGCTGGTTTAAGGAGAATCAAAGCTCCTCTGTTGGATCTGGACAGAGTTTCAGTGCACTACAGAGTGGACGCTTCTACTGTGAGGCTCACAATCAACATGGATTTCAGCGATCAAAAGCTGTTACTGTCAATGTCATGT ACCCACCAAAGAGTGTCTCAGTGTCCATCAGTCCATCTGGTGTAatagtggagggagattcagtgactctgaaCTGCAGCAGTGATTCAAACCCTCCTGCAGAAATCAGCTGGTTTAAAGGAGGAACGTTTGTAGTATCTGGAAGAATCTACAGCATCTCAAAGATCAGCTCTGATCACAGTGAAGAATACAAGTGCAAGTCCAGAAACAAACATGGAGAGCAATACTCCCATGCTGTGACTTTAAACATCATGT ATGCACCTAGAAACGTCTCAGTGTTCATAAATGAATCTGGTGAAATAGTGGAAGGAGAGTCTGTGACTCTGTTTTGCAGCAGTGATTCAAACCCACCTGCAGAAATCAGCTGGTTTCAGGAGAATCAAAGCTCCTCTGTTGGATCTGGACAGAGTTTCAGTGCACTACAGACTGGACGCTTCTACTGTGAAGCTCACAATCAACACGGATCTCAGAGATCAGATGCTGTTACTGTCACAG ATGCACCGAGGAATGTCTCAGTGTTCATAAATGGATCAGGTGAAATAGTGGAaggagattcagtgactctgatctgtaGCAGTGATTCAAACCCTCCTGCTCAGAACTTCAGCTGGTTTAAGGAGAATCAAAGCTCCTCTGTTGGATCTGGACAGAGTTTCAGTGCACTACAGAGTGGACGCTTCTACTGTGAGGCTCACAATCAACATGGATTTCAGCGATCAAAAGCTGTTACTGTCAATGTCATGT ACCCACCAAAGAGTGTCTCAGTGTCCATCAGTCCATCTGGTGTAatagtggagggagattcagtgactctgaaCTGCAGCAGTGATTCAAACCCTCCTGCAGAAATCAGCTGGTTTAAAGGAGGAACGTTTGTAGTATCTGGAAGAATCTACAGCATCTCAAAGATCAGCTCTAATCACAGTGAAGAATACAAGTGCAAGTCCAGAAACAAACATGGAGAGCAATACTCCCATGCTGTGACTTTAAACATCATGTGTAAGTTGATAATGGTTCAATAA